The nucleotide window ATAGAGCTGCTGGTCGCGCGCCACCTCGACGGTCATGTCGTCAGAGAGTGCGTTCACCACCGAAACGCCCACGCCATGCAGGCCGCCCGAGGTTTCATAGGCCTTGCTGTCAAACTTGCCGCCGGCATGGAGCACCGTATGCACGATCTCGAGCGTCGAGCGGTTTGGGAATTTCGGGTGCTTTTCGACAGGAATGCCGCGGCCATTATCGGTAACCGTGATGTATCCATCCGCGCCCAGATGCACCTCGATCCGGGTGGCGTGGCCGGCAATGGCCTCGTCCATCGAATTGTCGATCACCTCGGCAAACAGGTGATGATAGGCGTTGATGTCGGTGCCGCCGATATACATGCCCGGGCGCCGCCGGACAGGCTCGAGGCCTTCGAGGATCTCGATATCGGAGGCGCCATATTCCGCAGGCGGCTCCGCGCCGGAACGGACGGCGGGCTTGGCCGGTGTCGTTTCCTTGCGTGGTTCCGGATTGGGAGCGGCGCTTCCGAAGAGATCTGGCGTCATGCACTTTCCATAAAGGTTCGTGCCCGAATCGGGCAGGTCCATCTTCTAGCATATAGCAGGCATTTCCGAGGGTCTGGCCGTCCCGCCAATTCCCACAGCCAAGGCGGTTTGTCCCTCCGTCAAGCGGAACGGGAGATGAACCTTGCGACGCTTCAGACGATCCGCCCCGCCCGGCCAGATTGAGACAGTTTCGTCCCAAGATAGGCCGGCAAGTTTACCGCTCGTTTCCTTCTTGAAAGCACTTTCTTAAGCGCGCGCTGATAAACCGATGGACATACGGTTTTTTGTCTGGAGTTGCCGTATGCGAACCGAACAGCCGGGTATTGCGTATCAATCGGTCAAGGTCGGTTCTGCGTCGCTCGGATATTGGCCGGTAGCCGGATTTGAAAGTATTGCGTACCGGCTGGCCAGTTTCCGTGTTTCGCGCCTCGGCGCCGTAATCGGCGCGAGCCTGCTTTTCTATTTTGCCTGACCTGGCTTGCGTTGCTTTTGCAACGCGGTTAGGTGTGTTCTCGTTCACTCAAACCGGGGAGGCTGCAGATGACTATGTTCCAGACGCATCGCACGCGTGGCCCCGTTTACGCCCTGCGGCAGACGCTGCAGGGCTGACCAGGCTGGTCCGGACGCGCACTCGTTCCCATCCTCTGGTTTGCCCGCACAGGCGGCCTGGTTTTCGCCAGGGCGCTCTCCCCAAGGCAATTGGCGCCCCATTGGGCGCTGCACCAGTGAGTGAACATCATGGGCCATGTCAATCTCCGCAATGCCGGCCACCGCGCGGGCGAAATCCTCTTTTCCAATCTGAATCTGACCATCGCCGATGGTGACCGCATCGGGCTCGTCGCGCCCAATGGCAGGGGCAAGACCACCTTGCTGCGCGCCCTGGCCGGAGAGGCCGAACTCAGTGAGGGCGAAATCACCCGCTCGCGTGGCCTCACCATCGGCTATATGCCCCAGGACGTGCCCAAACCGGCCCTGGGTCAAACGGCCGCCGAATTTGTGGCTGCGGCCCTCGATCCGGACACTCTTGTAAGCGAGAGCTGGCGCGTCGATGTCGTTTTCGACGAGCTTTCCGTTCCCCCCGAATACCGCGACAGGCCGTTGAACGCTCTGAGCGGTGGCTGGCAGCGCATGGCGCTGATCGCTCGGGCCTGGGTCACCCAGCCCGACGCGCTCTTTCTGGACGAACCGACCAACCATCTCGATCTCGGACGGATCCTTATGCTCGAGGAATGGCTTGGTTACGCCGCGCGCAATATTCCGCTGGTCATTGCCAGCCATGATCGCGCTTTCCTCGACGCCACGACCAATCGCACACTGTTTTTGCGGCCCAGCGAGCAGGTCTATCTGCCTTTGCCCTATTCGGCCGCGCGCGCCGAACTCGATCAGATCGATGCCGCGGTCGAGGCGCAGCGAGGGCGTGACCTGAAACAGGCCGCGCAATTGCGCAAGCAAGCGGCCAAGCTCACCAATATCGGCATCAATTCGGGCAGCGACCTGCTGACCGTGAAGTCCAAGCAATTGCGCGACCGTGCCGAAAAGATCGAAACCCAGGTTCAGGAGATCCACCGGGACCGGACCGGACTGGTTAAGCTCGGCAATAGCGGCGCCGACGCCCGGGTGATGATGGCCTTCCAGGATGTTCCCGTCGCCACGCCGGACGGCCGGCCACTCTTCACGGTCGAAAAGCTGCACATCTTCCAGGGGGATCGCATCGTCCTTCTGGGCCGGAACGGCACCGGAAAATCGCAATGCATGCGGATTGTCACGGAGGCTTTGGGTGGAGCAGTGCCCGACGGGCTGCGCATCAGCCCGCAACTCATGCCTGGCTATCTCGATCAGGCACTGGCCTGGCTACCGCTAGACCCGTCACCGTTGGATTACCTTTTGCATCGCTTCGATGAAGGAGACAGGCGGACGATCGCTTTGCTGGCTGGCGCGGGTTTCCCGCCCGACAGGCAAACCAAGCCGATCCGGACCATGTCCCTGGGGCAGCGCGCTCGCTTGGCCTTACTTGCCCTTCGTCTTGAAAAGCCGAACTTCTATCTCCTCGATGAGCCCACCAATCATTTGGATATTCCGGGGCAGGAACAGCTTGAGGCCGATATTCGGGAGCAGGGGGCCACAACCATCCTTGTCACCCACGACCGCGCCTTCCTCAAGGCCGTTGGCACGCGGTTCCTGCTGATCGAGCGGAGAAAGCTGGTTGAAGTCGACGGGCCCGATCAGTTCCTTGCGGATATGGCAGGATAGGCAGGTCTGGAGGGACGGTGCCGATCTTTGCCGCTCGGTGCAGCTATATAGACAAAAAGGCCGCCCAAAGGCGGCCTTTTCAATTCAGCGTTGGAACACCTTAGTGGTGGTGCTCCTCGGGGACCTCGTCCTCGTCGGCCTGGATCAGCTTGGCCAATTCGTCGCGGGTCATCTTTTTGTCGGTGACCTTGCCCAATTCGATGATGTGGTCAACGACCTTGTTCTCGAAAATGGGGGCGCGGAGGCTGGCGAGGGCCTGCGGGTTCTTCCGGTAATAGTCGTAAACCTGCTGTTCCTGGCCGGGGAAGCGGCGGACTTCGGTGATCAGCGCCTGCTGATGCTCCTCGTCGCTCACCTGCACATCATTGGTATTGCCGATCTCGGCAACCACCAGGCCCAGGCGCACGCGGCGCTCGGCAATGCGGCGATACTGTTCCTTGGCTTCTTCCTCGGTCGTGCCTTCGTCTTCGAAGGACCGGCCATGATGCTCAATCTCATGCACGACGCGTTGCCAGATCGTGTTGAACTCGGCCTCGACCAGCTGCGCTGGAACCTCGAACTTGTGGCCTTCGTCCAGGGCATCGAGAACCTGACGCTTCATGTGCTGACGGCCCATGGAGGTCAGAGCGTTCTCCATCTGATCGCGAACCGCCTTGCGCAGGGCGGCAACGTCTTCAAGGCCCAGGCGCTTGGCGAAATCATCGTCCAGCTCGCCGTCATTGGGGCCGTCGACATGCAGGATCGTGACCTCGAAAGTGGCCTTCTTACCGGCCAGTTCTTCGTTCTGGTAATCCTTGGGGAAGGTCACCTTCACTTCGCCGGTCTGGCCCTTCTTCATGCCAACCAGCTGCTCTTCGAAGCCGGGGATGAATTCGCCAGAACCGACGGTCAGGTGCGCGTGGTCGGATGAGCCGCCCTCGAATTCCTTGCCGCCGATCTTGCCCACAAAGCTCAGGCCGAGACGGTCGCCCTCGGCGACGACGGCATCGTCGCCCTTGTCGGTATAGCCGCGGTTCTGCGCGAAAACGCGCTTCACTTCGGTTTCGACTTCCTCGTCGGTAACCTCGACCACCGGCTTGTTGAGCTTGACACCCTTGATATCCATCAGGGTAACGGGCGGCAGCACTTCATATTCGACTTCGAAAGCCAGGTCGGCCTTACCATCGAGCACGTCATTGATGACGCCCTGGTCGTCCGGCAGGTCCACCTTGGGTTGAGCGGCGGCGCGTTCTTCGCGCTTGTCCAGCGTGTCGGACACGGTCGCGTTGATCGCGTCGGTCATGACTTCGGACATGGCCGAGCGGCCATAAACCTTCTTCAGGTGCGCGGTCGGCACCTTGCCGGGACGGAAGCCCTTGATATTGGCCTGGCCCTTGAGCTCTTCGAGCTTGGCGTCCAGGCGCGAATTGAGATCCGCTGCCGGGATGGTGACGCTCAGCTTGCGCTTCAGGCCTTCGTTGAGGGTTTCGGTTACCTGCATTGGGGTCTGATCCCGTATTGATTAATCTTATTGGCCGAGGGCCATATGGTGCGGGTGAGAGGACTCGAACCTCCACGCCTTGCGGCGCTGGAACCTAAATCCAGTGCGTCTACCAGTTCCGCCACACCCGCAAGGGTCCCCGTCGGCCGGGTTGGCGTTGCATCTATATGAAGAGTGAAAGCCAGTCAAAGCATGATTGGCGCGCGGCTTGATCAACAGGCCGCCCATTTGTGCGGCACTCGTGCATTTGCCCTGCTATTCGATTGATTAGAGAATAGCCGCGATGCACAACATTTAATCATCGTCCCGATTGCTGCTTTGTCCAACCGAAAGCGGCCTTCGCGCTAAGAGACTGGAATACAGAGCGTTTTCGACCCTGTTCTGTGCTGGCACAACCCGTGCATACGCATGTGGCGGT belongs to Devosia sp. XK-2 and includes:
- the tig gene encoding trigger factor → MQVTETLNEGLKRKLSVTIPAADLNSRLDAKLEELKGQANIKGFRPGKVPTAHLKKVYGRSAMSEVMTDAINATVSDTLDKREERAAAQPKVDLPDDQGVINDVLDGKADLAFEVEYEVLPPVTLMDIKGVKLNKPVVEVTDEEVETEVKRVFAQNRGYTDKGDDAVVAEGDRLGLSFVGKIGGKEFEGGSSDHAHLTVGSGEFIPGFEEQLVGMKKGQTGEVKVTFPKDYQNEELAGKKATFEVTILHVDGPNDGELDDDFAKRLGLEDVAALRKAVRDQMENALTSMGRQHMKRQVLDALDEGHKFEVPAQLVEAEFNTIWQRVVHEIEHHGRSFEDEGTTEEEAKEQYRRIAERRVRLGLVVAEIGNTNDVQVSDEEHQQALITEVRRFPGQEQQVYDYYRKNPQALASLRAPIFENKVVDHIIELGKVTDKKMTRDELAKLIQADEDEVPEEHHH
- a CDS encoding ABC-F family ATP-binding cassette domain-containing protein, with the protein product MGHVNLRNAGHRAGEILFSNLNLTIADGDRIGLVAPNGRGKTTLLRALAGEAELSEGEITRSRGLTIGYMPQDVPKPALGQTAAEFVAAALDPDTLVSESWRVDVVFDELSVPPEYRDRPLNALSGGWQRMALIARAWVTQPDALFLDEPTNHLDLGRILMLEEWLGYAARNIPLVIASHDRAFLDATTNRTLFLRPSEQVYLPLPYSAARAELDQIDAAVEAQRGRDLKQAAQLRKQAAKLTNIGINSGSDLLTVKSKQLRDRAEKIETQVQEIHRDRTGLVKLGNSGADARVMMAFQDVPVATPDGRPLFTVEKLHIFQGDRIVLLGRNGTGKSQCMRIVTEALGGAVPDGLRISPQLMPGYLDQALAWLPLDPSPLDYLLHRFDEGDRRTIALLAGAGFPPDRQTKPIRTMSLGQRARLALLALRLEKPNFYLLDEPTNHLDIPGQEQLEADIREQGATTILVTHDRAFLKAVGTRFLLIERRKLVEVDGPDQFLADMAG